One Candidatus Polarisedimenticolia bacterium genomic region harbors:
- a CDS encoding trypsin-like peptidase domain-containing protein, with protein MNRRLLVPLLCALAGVGRVVAADQTLSDVFKRVNPAVVEIHTRDTEVARDGTARQVSVAGLGSGVLISSDGKILTAAHVVQTADAIEVEFLNGEKLRARVVSSEPTADVALLQLERPPREPSVAKIGDSDAVEIGDQILVVGAPLGVSHTLTVGYISGRRKPNATFGGMSRAEFFQTDAAINPGNSGGPMFDMQGDVIGLVSYNLSQSGGSEGLGFAITSRVASQLMLEEKSFWSGVDGYLLSGDLARVFNVPPPGIGLLVQRIASGSPAQRIGLKAGTIPASIGNDELLVGGDIVLAIQGIPLTEPDDFVKARQKLVEMRPGDLATVTVLRGGKTITLTTSFPR; from the coding sequence GTGAATCGACGGCTCTTGGTGCCGTTGCTCTGCGCTCTAGCCGGCGTCGGGCGGGTCGTGGCCGCGGACCAGACCCTGTCGGACGTATTCAAGCGGGTGAACCCGGCGGTCGTGGAGATCCACACGAGAGACACCGAAGTGGCGCGGGACGGGACGGCCCGGCAGGTCAGCGTCGCGGGCCTCGGGTCGGGCGTGTTGATCTCGTCCGACGGCAAGATCCTGACCGCCGCCCACGTGGTGCAGACGGCCGACGCGATCGAAGTCGAGTTCCTGAACGGGGAGAAGCTCAGGGCCAGGGTCGTGTCCTCAGAGCCGACGGCGGACGTGGCCCTGCTTCAACTGGAGCGTCCGCCTCGCGAGCCTTCCGTGGCGAAGATCGGTGATTCAGACGCCGTCGAGATCGGCGATCAGATACTCGTGGTCGGCGCTCCCCTGGGGGTCAGCCACACGCTGACGGTCGGGTACATCAGCGGACGCCGGAAGCCGAACGCCACCTTCGGCGGCATGTCACGGGCGGAATTCTTCCAGACGGACGCGGCGATCAACCCGGGGAACTCCGGGGGGCCGATGTTCGACATGCAAGGCGACGTCATCGGGCTGGTCAGCTATAACTTGTCCCAGTCGGGTGGATCGGAAGGATTGGGATTCGCGATCACCTCCAGGGTCGCGAGCCAGCTCATGCTGGAAGAGAAGTCCTTCTGGAGCGGGGTCGACGGCTACCTGCTCTCGGGGGATCTGGCGCGGGTGTTCAACGTCCCGCCGCCCGGCATCGGATTGCTGGTGCAGCGGATCGCCTCCGGCTCCCCGGCCCAGCGGATCGGCCTGAAGGCGGGGACCATCCCGGCGTCCATAGGCAACGACGAGCTGCTCGTGGGCGGGGATATCGTTCTCGCCATCCAGGGAATCCCTCTCACCGAGCCCGACGACTTCGTCAAGGCGAGGCAGAAGCTCGTCGAGATGCGTCCCGGGGACCTGGCCACGGTGACCGTGCTTCGCGGCGGCAAGACGATCACGCTTACGACCTCCTTCCCGCGTTGA